Below is a window of Chroogloeocystis siderophila 5.2 s.c.1 DNA.
AATTGATTGAGCGTCACGTTCGTCAAAGTTGGAAAGTCATTTCTATTCCAACGCGAGCGCAGATTGAAGCACGTCATTTAGAAAAACTGCAAGGTCAAGTACAAGAGGTTCTATCAGGAGAACGTTTAGCTTCGTTCTTACCCATTGTGCGCGATTTAAGCAACGAATACGACGTCCACGCGATCGCTGCTGCTGCATTACAGATGGCGTATGATTCAACTCGTCCCGCTTGGATGCAGTCAGAAGCCGCAACAATCGAACCCGATAAACCATCGACACCGAAACCGATTTTGCGTTCAGCGCGATCGCAGTCTGTATCGAAAAATAGCTAAATTCTAATAAATTCCAGGAATTAGCTTTTTAACGCGTTGACAATAGTCTGGATAATCTGGATACTTCTGGGTTAGCCAGGCTTCTTCTTTTCTAGCCTTAGCATCAAAAAAAGCAAATAAAATTACGCTTCCTACTAAGTGCGACAAACTGAGCGCGAATACAGTCCAACTCAGTGCAGCTAAGATGACACCACTGTAGAGTGGATGGCGCACGATATGATAAACGCCAGTTTGCACTAATTGTCCTTCGTTTTTAGGGTATGGCAGCGGAGTCAGATTACTACCTAGATCCCTTAAGCCTTTAAGAAGAAAAATAGTAGCAACTAATCCTAATCCAAAGGCTACAGCCCATACGAAGTATATTAAATTACTAGATTTGTTAATTATGGCAGGTTGGTAAACAGGTAACCCCAAGAAGCTCAATATCAAAAAAACTTGGGCAAGTACCCAATATTCGCCTCGTTGGTTGTTACGCCATCCTACACGCGTGAAGCCCCAATCAGTTAAAAGTTTCATCGTTAGAGAGTTTATAGGGAAAGCAGTCGTCTTTCCCTATGCTACTCGGCTCATCGCCAAGAACGACTTGCTAAATCTAGTTGTGTGAATTCATCTTCACTTAGTTTCCAGCCTAAAGCACCAGCATTTTGTTTGACTTGTGCGGCTGTTTTTGCACCAGCAATGGGGATAACATTACCTTGAGCGATTAACCAGTTGAGTGCGACTTGCGCAGGCGTGCGATCGCGTTTTGCCCCGATTTCTCGCAGTAAAGATAACAACGGTTCTATTTTCCGCAAACCATCATTGCTAAAACGGGGATCAATTCGCCGCGCACCAGTAGGAGTTTCAGAATTGTCGGCTGAGTATTTACCTGTTAGTAAGCCCTGTGCTAATGGGCTATACGCTAAAATTGTCACGCCCAATTCGCGTGCTGTATCGAGGATACCATTCGTTTCAATTTGCCGCGTAATTAGCGAGTAACGGACTTGATTCACTGCTAAACGTACGCCGCGCTTAGCTAATAAATTATGGGCTTCGCGCATTTGTTCGGCGGAATAGTTGCTGACACCGATCGCCTCAATTCTGCCGCGTTGCACTTCATCGGCTAAGGTGTTCATCAAGGTTTCTTGACTGAGCAAGAAGGTAAAAGGCCAATGTACTTGATAGAGTGTGACTTTGGTTAATTGCAGGCGTTTTAAACTATCGGTTAACGCATCCGATACAGATTGACCTGTAAATCGCCAAGGAAAAGGACCAAATTTAGTTGCAATCTGGACGGGTTGCGTTGTCTGCTGCATGAACTGTGCTAAAAATTCTTCAGACTGCCCAAATCCGTAAATTTCGGCAGTATCAAAGAACGTGGTTCCTGCTTCTACAGCAGCGTTGAATGCTTCGCGTAGTTGATTTGCATCGTAGTCGCTACCGTAACTCCAGAACAGTTTGTCGCCCCAAGCCCACGTACCAATACACAAAGGTGTAACTGCAGGACCATCTTGTCCTAATCTAATTGTTTCCACTTATGACTACCACTTCTTTACACTTCTTTATATTCTTCTAGTGTATCGTTGTGGATTGGGTAGGTACGACCAGTCAAAATGATAATTTCAGTCGCGTTTTGCGTAAGGTTTGTATTTGAAAATGAAGTAGTGATGCGATCACTTTTGAGCATCTAAAATCTAATTCCGGTTTAAGTCATTATGGTAAACAAGGCTTCGTTGAAGCAGATTTCTCCTAAAATTAATCTTCTAACAATGTTCCGACTGGGCTTATTTCAGATGGGATTAGGCATTATGTCGATCCTGACGCTGGGAGTACTCAACCGGATCATGATCAAAGAATTAGCGATTCCCGCAACTTTGGTAGCAGGGACAATTGCCATGCATCAGTTTGTTGCACCTGCAAGATTATGGTTTGGTCAGTTGTCGGATGCAAAAACGATTGGTGGAACGCACCGTACTGGTTATGTGTGGATTGGCGCAGCGTTATTTGCGATCGCGTCTTTTTTAGCCGTACAAGTAACATGGCTGTTAGGAAACAGCGTTCACTCGCAAGGTTGGACATTGACAACTTACAGCTTGATTGCACTGCTAGGAGGCATTTTTGCGCTGTACGGGTTAGCACTGAGTTCGAGTTCGACTCCTTTCGCCGCATTGCTTGTAGACGTTTCGGATGAAGACAATCGCTCTAAACTTGTTGGTATTGTATGGTCAATGTTGATGGTAGGGATCGTGATTGGCGCGATCGTCAGTGGAAGATTACTTCCTGCGCCTACAACTTGCCAAGACGCAGTTGTGAACTCAATCTATAGCAATCCGCAAAGTCTAGCGTTGCTCCAAAATTCGATTAACCGCTTGTTTATTCTGCTACCTGCGGTTGTGTTTGGATTGGCAGTGTTCTCAACTTTTGGTGTAGAAAAGAAATATTCGCGTTACACATCGCGTTCGATGATCGCCAACCGCGAAGACAAAATTACGCTTTCTCAGGCATTAAAAGTATTAACCGCTAGCCGTCAAACAGGTTTGTTTTTCACGTTCTTGCTCGTCATGACGGTTAGCTTATTTATGCAAGAAGCGGTGATGGAACCTTATGGCGGTGAAGTCTTTGCGATGTGTGTTTCAGAAACGACGCGGTTAAACGCGTTTTGGGGAACGGGAACGCTTTTAGGCATTAGCAGTACAGGGTTTTTGATTGTACCGCGTATTGGCAAGCAAAAAACTGCGCTCTTAGGCTGTTTGACAGTTGCGTTCTCGTTATCATTAGTTGTACTATCGGGTTTTAGTGCGAATCCACAGATGTTGCAAGGAGCTTTATTATTATTTGGTTTAGCTTCTGGCGTCACAACCACAGGCGCAATTAGTTTGATGCTCGACTTAACCGCAGCAGAAACCGCAGGAACTTTTATCGGTGCGTGGGGATTAGCACAAGCGATCGCACGGGCGGTAGCAACTGTTACGGGTGGTGCAGTCCTCGATATTGGCAGACAAATATTTAGCGATCGCGTCCTGGCTTACGGCTTAGTATTTACAGTGCAAGCATTTGGAATGCTTTTGGCAATTTGGTTTCTCAACCGCGTTGATGTGGCAGAATTTCGTTCAAACGCTAAAAACGCGATCGCTTCGATACTGGAGAATGAATTAGATTGAATACAGATTTTTGGACATCAATTCTTGACTTTGCGCAAACGACAACCCAACAGGTTGGAACGCAACTTCTCAAAGATTTTGGACACGTACAAGCGTCACAAAAAGCCGATGGCAGTTTGGTGACACAATCAGATAAATGGGCAGATCAAGCTTTACGCGAGGCGATCGCAACTCATTTCCCCGAACACGGGATTTTAAGTGAAGAGGGCGATCAAACTTTTCCTGGTAGCGAGTGGTGTTGGGTTATCGATCCTCTCGATGGTACGACGAATTTTACCAGAGGAATTCCACTATGGGCAATTTCGTTAGGTCTACTCTACCAAGGAACTCCTGTTTTTGGCTGCATTTATCTACCACCACTTAATCAAGTTTTTCATGGCTTTTTTCCAGGAGAATCTCAACTAAAAATGCCGTCTGGGGCTTTTTTAAATCATAGTCCGATCCACAGCAGTAACGATGCTCCTGGTTCTAACCACTTTTTTAGCTTATGCGCGCGCAGTACTTCAGTAATTCAACCAGGTTTCCCTTGTAAAATTCGGATGCTCGGCGTGGCTAGCTATAATTTCCTTACCGTCGCCGCCGGAACGACGCTAGGTGCAGTTGAAGCAACGCCTAAAGTGTGGGATCTTGCTGGGGCTTGGGTTATCGTTAAAGCGGCTGGTGGCGCTTGGGTATCACTGCATTCGCAACCTTTGTTTCCGCTACTACCTGGTAAAGATTATGGCGATCGCTCTTTTCCCACTTTAGTTGTCAGCCATGCGGAATTAGTGCCAGTTTTTCGACCTTATATGCAGAAGATTGCACAATGAAGTTTTGAATGAATCGTATTGATAATTTATATAGCTATAGTCAACAGAGTTACGCTATTATATAACGATCCTAAATCATTCGTGAGACTCTCTCTTTTCTCTGCGTTACGCCAGTTGCTATAACGGGGAGTACCCCCGAGGGCGCATTGTCTCCTCTGTGTCTGGAATGGTAGCCTACGGCATGCCGCTCTGCGTCTACGTCCCCAAAAAAATCTGACAACTCAAATAGGATTGCTATAGAAGCTTGTATTGACTTCTCTAAGGAGAGGTTACACCTGACCCCTGCCATACACTCGGCGCAACAGTAAATATCTACTTTTGAGTTGAAAATTGTTGTTTTATCTGGTAGTGTTATTTTGTATTTATAATTACTATCTTTAGCAATCCAAAAAAATAGAAAAATTCCCATTATTAAGAATATACTAATATAAAAATTCTCTATTTATCACGCTTAATCACAAAATCTGCGATGCGATGATTTGAATTTATCTGTTCTTCTGGGGGACTTAGCAGTACAGAATGTTGAGTAAGTTTGTGTACGCGACGCGCCACACGATTAGGAATACCATGACCGTAAATAATGTGTCCTTGTCCTGCTAAGACAACGATTTGATAATTGGGTTGAGATTGGTGAAACAGCGTAATTTTTTCTGCCATTGTTTCATCCCACAAAACTTGAGCAAGGAAGAAGTTTTCAAAATCCGAACTTGAACCGTGTCCAGCTTGTTGATGTTGCTCGAAGGCGTTAAGAATCATTTGACGATACTCAACGTTGTCTGTGCGAATCTCTGTAGCGGGCGGAATGAATTGTTTTTGTTGGGGTGTCAGGCTAGCTAATCCTTCACGGGCGACTTGGCGCGTAACTTCCGAGGGAGTATTTAAGGCTAAGACTGGTAGTTTATTCGCTTTAGCATAGCGGAGAATCGGGGCATAATTTTCCCAAGGAAAGCCCCAACGTTGATTATATTCGGTTTTTTCTAAAAGTTCTTGTTCTGTTAGTTTTCCGGCAATGTATTGATCGAGAAATCGTTGATAAGGGCGTTGGAACATTTCGAGGGCAATCGCAATTTTGGGTTGCTGCTTGTGTAGAGATTGAATAATTTCCAACTGCATTTGATGGTGCTGTAGATTATTGTGCGTTTCTCCTAAATAAACTACATTTGCTTTAGCTAGGTGCGGTAGAAGATCTTGCAGGTTAGAAATAATTTGAGGCGAGGAAGCAAGATTTTCTCTCGATAGAGTTAACGAAGAAGATTTGACTGGATAAAATGTGTTTGCTGCATAAGTCGGAATGCTATACAGCCAACAAAGTCCGAGTGATAAAATTAATAGATTGTGTAGCAGGCGCTTTTTAATAAACAGTTTCATCTTCTTTGCGCCATGCTGGATCGACAATACAAATGAAAACTAACGGTTGGTCACCACAACTGTAAATAAACTGCTTGGCATTCGGTGGAATGTAAACTGCGTCCCCTGGTTCGACGATCTGCGTTTCATCGTCGATGTGCATTTCCCCCTTACCACTGAGAATGTAGTAAACTTCAGATGTTTTTAAAGAATGCGGTTGTGAAGTTTCTCCTACAGGTAAAGTAGCATGAGCTAGACTGTAGCGTAAGGTGATCGCTTGTTTATCTGGATGCAATAATTCGCGTAAATGCGTGCTATCTCCAGCTAGAAATTCAGGACAGTTGTTGAGTTTTTGTACGAGCATTGTGGAAACTTTAACAAGGTTGATGCAGTCAGATGTTGCTTAGTATAGTAGAGGATTAGTTTTTGGTTGATAGTCGAGACAATCAATTGCGGCTTCTGTATTCGCAATACTAGGTCGAACGGTGCATTTTAAGCGATAATCACCTGTAAAGTATTGACAGTGAGTACACGGTATTTGATGAAGACGCTTACCCGTATTAACACCGTCACGGACAGCTGTCCACAAACTCAAAGCGATCGCACTTATAAATGCCCAAGCACAAACAAAGCAAATAGGAACTAAAAACGGTTGACTTGTATGAGTGAGAAAACGCAGTAGTTGTAGTATCATAAGCTTACAGAAAAAAGAAAATAAGTAGTAATACGAGTTTTTTAGTATAATTAGTAACTAATAGCTAAATCTGAAGAAGTTAAATCAATTCAGCCTTACTTTAGATATAGCAAAATTGTGCAGCGTCTTCGCTAAATCAGTTAAACATCATTAGGTAGTGCACCATCAATTGCCGATGGATACAACGCAGCAAAGAGTAAAACGTCCAACATTAGCTTCCTCACCTGCACAATTACGGCAGGTGAAACAGCAGTTTGCGAATCCCGACGAGTTTCTCTCGTACGAGTTGGGTAAAGCGGTTCAAGAATTACCACCTTTATATACAAGGCTTTTGGCAGGAAGCATTAGTTTAGTAGTGTTTGGTGCAATTGGTTGGGCGCATTTTAGTAAGATTGACGAAGTTGCGATCGCGCCTGGAGAATTAATTGCTTCTGCGCAGGTGCGACCTGTGCGCGCACTCGGCGAAGGATCGATATTAGCAGTGCGAGTAAAAGAGGGCGATCGCGTTAATCAAGGCGATGTGCTTGTTGAGCGTAACTCTGACTTACCGCAAGCTGAAGTTGATCGCTTAACGCGATCAGCGCAATTAATCAATGAAGATCTCAAACGCTTGGAAGCAGAACGTACAGGCGCAGCAGCATCAGGAACCGATCTGCAAGATCAGTTACTAAGTTCTCGAATGCAAAACTTTGAAGCACGTCAAGCCGCAGCAATAGCCGAAGCAAATCGTCAAGCAGCGGTGATTAACGAAGCGCGAGTACGCTTAAGTCGCCTACAAGATAACCTTGTCAACGCGAGATCAACTTTAGCTAACGCTCAGCAAAACCAGGTTAACGCCCAAAGTATTGCCGAAAAAGCTAGAAGTCTCCTAGCAAATGCTGAAAAACGCGAAGCTAGTCTACGGACACTTCTAGAAGATGGTGCAGCACCCCGACTCGACTATATTGAAGCGCAAAATGCTGTTTTGCAAGCGCAAGCGGGTGTGACTAACGCTGAAGACGGAATTACCAACGCGCGATCGCGCATTACCGAAGCACAAGATCGCGTTGTATCAATAGAAAAAGAAATCACAGCGCAAGTACAACAAGTCCGCCAAGCTGAACAAGCGTATCAAGCTGCACGCGATCAAGCGGCGAGTTTGGCATCAGAACGCCAAAGCGAAATTTTAACGCAACTGAATAGACGGCGCGAAGAACAAGCAACCGTTCAAGGTCAATTAGTCCAAGCCAGGAAACAGCGCGAGCAAGAAGTCATTACGGCTCCAGTTTCTGGCACCATTTACAGCGTCAAAGCAACGAGTGGACCGGTACAACCTGGAGAAGAGTTGCTGTCAATTCTACCAGATGGTGAAGAATTATTACTAGAAGTTCGCGTTCTCAACCGCGATATTGGCTTTATCCGTGAAGGAATGCGGGCAAAAGTCAAATTAGCAACTTTTCCTTTCCAAGAATTCGGTACAATTAACGCGGAAGTCATTAGCGTTAGTCCGAATGCAGTGAATGACGAGAAGCTCGGCTTGGTATTTCCTACGCGACTCAAGTTAGAGAAAAATTCATTGCAAGTTCGCGGTCAAGAAGTGCAGTTAACGCCTGGTATGGCTGCAACGGGTGAAATCGTTACGCGTCGTAAATCGGTATTAACGTTCTTACTTGAACCAGTCACGCGGCGCTTCAGCGAGGCATTTTCTGTTAGGTAAATGTATTTATCATACATATGTCAAGTAACAGCAGTTACTTTTTGACACTCAAACAATTTAAGTAAGTTCATCTGATCAAATGCTAAATGTAGAGTAGGCAAAATACCTACCAGACTTACGAACATTTAATGAAGCACATTCTGACAACAGATTCACACTCCAACTTACTTCTTAGTTCAAAAAGAGGTGGCAGATGATATGTGGTTAGGCTTTCTCGAAGAATATCCTAACTATTGGACTCAAGGTGAGACAGAAGAGGAATTAAGAGACAATCTGCTTGATATTTATAATGAGTTAACAAGTGGAACTATTCCAAATGTTCGTAAGGTTGCAAAACTTGAGGTGCTGTGAAGCGCAGAGACTTAATTTAGAAGCTTGAGGAAATGGATTGTGTTTTCTACACCGGAGCAAAAAACGCAGCAGTGCTATATATTATGCTGCTGGCTCGTTAAGCTTTACTTACCTATCAACATTGTTTGCATGGATGAACGTACAAGAAATATATTTCTCTTAGCAGGAGAAGAAGATATCATAGAAATATAGCAGAGGTCAGAGATCAGTGGACAGTGAAGAGAGTGTGGAAAGACTTTGTCAACTGTCAACTGTCAACGACTCAATAACTCAAAGCCGTAAGATAAAAAATCTATTACTACAGCCGCAAAATCTTGATCGAATTATCTCTGCTACTACTAATAAGCTGCTTGCTATCCGCGCTGAAATAAACAGCAGTAATATCACTTGCTTCTTGAAACGGTGTGCGGATCCTTTCGGCGGTACTTATCTCCCAAACTTCTAAATTTTTCCCAATACCACTTGCAAGTAAAGTTCCATCAGGACTAAAAGCGACAGTATTGACCCAGTGAGAATTCCCAGACAAAGTATGCAGTAATTTCCCAGTACTGATTTGCCAAATTTTGATTGTTTTGTCTACACTGCCACTTGCAAGTAATCGACCATCTGGACTAATTGCTAATGTGAGAATGCGATCGCTATGTCCTTGCAATGTTCTTAAAACTTTACCAGCACGGAAGTCCCAAATTTTAATTGTCTTGTCGCTACTGCCACTGATTAAGTATTGTGCATCAGGGCTAAATGCGATCGCTCTAACTGCACCCGAATGCCCTAACAACTGACGAAACTCTTTTCCTGTACTCATACTCCATAGACGAATTGTTTGATCGTCGCTTCCAGTAGCAAGAGTTGCACTATCTGGACTAAAAGCTGTAGACCAGACTGTACCCGAATGTCCAGCAAGCGTAAACAAAATTTTTCCTGTCGTTAAATCCCAAACATCTGCGGTGTTGTCGCTACTTCCGCTTGCGAATCTTTGTCCATCAGGACTCACCGCAACTGACCAAACTGTACCTGAATGCCGAGAAAACGTTTGCAGGACTTGACCAGTTGAGACATTCCACAGTTTAATTGTGCGATCGCTGCTACCACTAAGAATATTTTGACTATTAGGTTTTACCGCCACTGACCAAACGGTATCAGAATGTCCTGAAAGTGTTTTGTCTAAGACAATATTGTTAAGCGTGGAACGTGGGGAAAGCGAAACAGACGGTTTTTGTTGTGGAGTACGTTGTGGCGATCGCGTGAAATAGTAATTGCCACCAATAATCAAAATAGCAGCAACACTGCCAATCAAACTTCCAACGAGTAGCGCTGGTTTGCTAAGAAAAGTTTGCTGTTTTAATTCTTTAGTATAATCTGTCTTTTTCTTGATAACGACTTGTGGATATAGATGCTTTTTAACTAAAGGTTGTAATGCTTGCAGCGTTTCTGTTGCACTTTGATAGCGATCTCTGTAGTGATAGCAGATCATTTTATCGAGTACCTGCGCCAGCTTAGGGCTAACTTGACATTTGTCTTGCCAGCTGATTTCCCCTGTTTCGGAATTTTGTATAAATTGTGTGGGATTTAAACCTGTTAAAGCTTGAATTCCAATGATTCCCAGGGCGTAGATATCACTGTTAGGGCGTGGTCTTCCTTGGGCTTGTTCGGTTGGCGTATAGCCTGCTGTACCAATTGCAATAGTTGCAGGTCCACTGAGAAAATAGTTAGAATTCGTCTTTCCTTGATTCGTAACCACTTGCGTCCAAGCTTGTTTTACCGAACCAAAATCAACTAGCACTAAGCGATCGTCTTGTCGTCTTCTGATAATGTGACTTGGCTGGATATCGCGATGAATTAGCCCGTGACTGTGAACAAACTCTAGGATGAGTAAGACTTCTTGCAGTAGCTCAACGACTTGGCTTTCACTCCATGTGTGGCCTGGTTCAAATTCTGTATTTAGTGGATTTCCCGCGACGAATTCTTGCACTAAGTAAAATGCTTGATTCGCTTCGAAGTAATCGAGAAGTTGAGGGACTCGGTCGTAGTCACCTAACCTTTTTAAGGCTTCTACTTCTCTCAAAAATAGTCCTCTTAGAGTTACTAGAGACTCAGGATGGTCACTGACCGACTGAAAATTTTTAACAATACAAGTTGTTGGGTGCTGCTGATGCGTATCTTTGGCAAGGTACGTATGACATAATTCTGTTGTGCTGAGGATTTGAACAATCTGATAGCGATCGCGTACTAGCTTGCCTAACATCTGCTCCTCAACAGCGGTATAAGCTTGAGAATAAAAATGCGGATGAGAGGACTTGAACCTCCACTCCTCTCGGAACTAGAACCTAAATCTAGCGCGTCTGCCAATTCCGCCACATCCGCTTATGGGCTTTAATATCATAGCAAATTATTTTACTAACGCAATAACATTAGCTTTGGCGATCGCACTTGAGGAAATCAAGGAAAAGACTATTGGGCGACGATTTAACTAGCTAGTTCGGTAGGTTTTAGGTGTCATTCCGGTATGCTGCCGCATCCATTTACCTAAATGGCTATGACTGCTGAAGCCACACTGCATGGCAATTTCCATAACGGGTAGTTTTGTTGTTTTGAGTAACTGCTTTGCGCGTTCTCCTCGTTGCTGAAGTACATATTGATGCGGTGCGACTCCGGTTGATTGCTTAAATAATCGACTGAAGTGAAATTGACTCATCTCTAGCAGTTGGGCTAAGTCAGATAGTTTGATATCTTGAGCTAGATGAGCGCTAATATAATCCGTCACTTGTAACAGTTGGCGATCGCTCAATCCGCGATCGCACAATACAACGCACGACGAGACAGCAGAGTATTTTCTCAGTAGATGTACGGCTAAGACATTCGTTAGTGATTCAACATATAGCCGCCCTGCAAATCCTCCAGCATACAGTTCAGTCAAAAGCATGGTACTAATTTGTTCGATTTGAGGATTGCGGTCTCGAAACTCTGGTAGGAGTTCTACGCGGTTAGAGTCCATCACAACAGTTTCTTGCGCGACTTGCTGAAGAAACGCATCCGCGATTTGAATTCGCAAGTAGCGATCCTCGTGATTCCATTGGCAATAAAGCAGCGACTTTGCCGGAATAATTGAGATATCGCCTTTAGTAATAAGACCTGTGTAACGGCGATTGCCGATCGTTTGCGACAAGCGCGCTGGACGCGGGTTTAAAGATAAGCACAGCGTATGTCCAGTTAAGCTTTGATATTTCTCTTGTCCTGGAGGTTGACAAAATTCTTCGACCACAATGTTTTGCCAACCGGATATTTCACTTGAATAGATCGGAGGATTGAGACTGTTTGCTTGCATTTGGTTGTTCAACTTTTAGATCGCAAGATTGTGTAAGTTGCACAAGGTTTGAGTAGTCTGCGATCAAGCAATTTTTATAGATTTTAAGCGATGAACAAGTGTAGCAGCAAGGAGGCATTCGAATGCTTGCCAAGTCAAATATCAAAGCTGAGATTGGCGAATTTCTCAAACTCGCGATTCCACTCGCGAGTGCGCAAGTGGCGCAAGCCATTGTTGGGTTTGTCGATACTCTGATGATGGGACAATTGGGCGCAGAGAGTCTCGCAGCTGGAGGATTAGCATCAACGACTTTTCAGCTGTTGTTGAATATTGGCAGTGGCGTCGTGATGGCAGTCAGCCCACTTGTTGCGATCGCGTATGGTGGGGGACACAAAACGCAAATCGAGCAAATTGCACGTCAGGGAATATGGCTATCGTTGCTACTTGGCATACCGATGATGTTCTTCCTTAGGCATTTGGATGCGGTGATGGTTCACCCAGGACAAGCAAAAACAACCGTTGTATTAGCTGATGGATATCTTAATTTGATTTTGTGGGGAATTTTCCCCGCCTTAGGGTTTGCTATGTTGAGAAGCTATGTATCGGCGCTTTCTCAAGCCCGTCCGGTGATGGTGATTGTCTTTTTAGGAACGCTTGTGAATGTGACTGGTAACTATGTTTTAGGCTATGGTAAGCTTGGATTTCCCCGAATGGAGTTGGCAGGTTTGGGGTTAGCGAGTGGACTCAGTTTTTGGGTCATGTTTTTGATTTTGCTTGTCTACACACTCAAACACGAGCAACTTAAGCATTATCGATTCTTACAAGGTTTGCATTGCCTGAAACCGCATATTATTCAGCAGTTGCTACGAACTGGAGTACCGATCGCCGTTACGATCGCCTTGGAGTATGGACTGTTTGCAGTGGTAACTTACTTAATGGGGACGTTGGGAACTGATGCGCTGGCAGCACATCAAATCGTTTTTCAAACAATGCTGGTAATTTTTATGGTACCGCTGGGGATGTCTTACGCAGTGACGGCGCGTGTTGGTCAGTGGTTAGGACAGCAAAACCTCCCTGGTGCGCGTCTTGCAGGGTATATCGGCATATCGACGGCTTTTTTATTTATGGCACTAACTGCGATCCCTCTACTCGCATATTGCCAGCAAGTCGTCGCCATGTATTTGGATATCCGCGATCAGCAAAACGCCAATGTACTCAAACTTGCACTACCAATCATGACGATTGCGGCGATCGCTCAACTTTTGGATGGTGTTCAAAAAACAGCTATGGGTGCGTTATACGGATTGCAAGATACGCAGATGCCAATGTTGCTAAGTGTGCTGGCATTTTGGGGTGTAGGATTACCGAGTGGCTATTTGCTAGGATTTCGCCTTGGTCTTGGAAGTGTTGGATTGTGGGTCGGACAATCGATGGGAGTGGCGATCGCCGGAATCATTTTTCTTCGGCGCTTTCACCAACTAACCTCGCGGACATTTAGAAGCGGTTATTCGTAACAACTCTAGCAAAGTTGTATGTAAGTTCTTTTTAAAGATAAATACAAAGGATCTTGCTGCAAACTTTCACAAATTACACAAAATAGGAGAAT
It encodes the following:
- a CDS encoding methyltransferase family protein, which translates into the protein MKLLTDWGFTRVGWRNNQRGEYWVLAQVFLILSFLGLPVYQPAIINKSSNLIYFVWAVAFGLGLVATIFLLKGLRDLGSNLTPLPYPKNEGQLVQTGVYHIVRHPLYSGVILAALSWTVFALSLSHLVGSVILFAFFDAKARKEEAWLTQKYPDYPDYCQRVKKLIPGIY
- a CDS encoding aldo/keto reductase, coding for METIRLGQDGPAVTPLCIGTWAWGDKLFWSYGSDYDANQLREAFNAAVEAGTTFFDTAEIYGFGQSEEFLAQFMQQTTQPVQIATKFGPFPWRFTGQSVSDALTDSLKRLQLTKVTLYQVHWPFTFLLSQETLMNTLADEVQRGRIEAIGVSNYSAEQMREAHNLLAKRGVRLAVNQVRYSLITRQIETNGILDTARELGVTILAYSPLAQGLLTGKYSADNSETPTGARRIDPRFSNDGLRKIEPLLSLLREIGAKRDRTPAQVALNWLIAQGNVIPIAGAKTAAQVKQNAGALGWKLSEDEFTQLDLASRSWR
- a CDS encoding BCD family MFS transporter — translated: MVNKASLKQISPKINLLTMFRLGLFQMGLGIMSILTLGVLNRIMIKELAIPATLVAGTIAMHQFVAPARLWFGQLSDAKTIGGTHRTGYVWIGAALFAIASFLAVQVTWLLGNSVHSQGWTLTTYSLIALLGGIFALYGLALSSSSTPFAALLVDVSDEDNRSKLVGIVWSMLMVGIVIGAIVSGRLLPAPTTCQDAVVNSIYSNPQSLALLQNSINRLFILLPAVVFGLAVFSTFGVEKKYSRYTSRSMIANREDKITLSQALKVLTASRQTGLFFTFLLVMTVSLFMQEAVMEPYGGEVFAMCVSETTRLNAFWGTGTLLGISSTGFLIVPRIGKQKTALLGCLTVAFSLSLVVLSGFSANPQMLQGALLLFGLASGVTTTGAISLMLDLTAAETAGTFIGAWGLAQAIARAVATVTGGAVLDIGRQIFSDRVLAYGLVFTVQAFGMLLAIWFLNRVDVAEFRSNAKNAIASILENELD
- a CDS encoding inositol monophosphatase family protein; this encodes MNTDFWTSILDFAQTTTQQVGTQLLKDFGHVQASQKADGSLVTQSDKWADQALREAIATHFPEHGILSEEGDQTFPGSEWCWVIDPLDGTTNFTRGIPLWAISLGLLYQGTPVFGCIYLPPLNQVFHGFFPGESQLKMPSGAFLNHSPIHSSNDAPGSNHFFSLCARSTSVIQPGFPCKIRMLGVASYNFLTVAAGTTLGAVEATPKVWDLAGAWVIVKAAGGAWVSLHSQPLFPLLPGKDYGDRSFPTLVVSHAELVPVFRPYMQKIAQ
- a CDS encoding ChaN family lipoprotein; translation: MKLFIKKRLLHNLLILSLGLCWLYSIPTYAANTFYPVKSSSLTLSRENLASSPQIISNLQDLLPHLAKANVVYLGETHNNLQHHQMQLEIIQSLHKQQPKIAIALEMFQRPYQRFLDQYIAGKLTEQELLEKTEYNQRWGFPWENYAPILRYAKANKLPVLALNTPSEVTRQVAREGLASLTPQQKQFIPPATEIRTDNVEYRQMILNAFEQHQQAGHGSSSDFENFFLAQVLWDETMAEKITLFHQSQPNYQIVVLAGQGHIIYGHGIPNRVARRVHKLTQHSVLLSPPEEQINSNHRIADFVIKRDK
- a CDS encoding cupin domain-containing protein, with translation MLVQKLNNCPEFLAGDSTHLRELLHPDKQAITLRYSLAHATLPVGETSQPHSLKTSEVYYILSGKGEMHIDDETQIVEPGDAVYIPPNAKQFIYSCGDQPLVFICIVDPAWRKEDETVY
- a CDS encoding HlyD family efflux transporter periplasmic adaptor subunit, which gives rise to MDTTQQRVKRPTLASSPAQLRQVKQQFANPDEFLSYELGKAVQELPPLYTRLLAGSISLVVFGAIGWAHFSKIDEVAIAPGELIASAQVRPVRALGEGSILAVRVKEGDRVNQGDVLVERNSDLPQAEVDRLTRSAQLINEDLKRLEAERTGAAASGTDLQDQLLSSRMQNFEARQAAAIAEANRQAAVINEARVRLSRLQDNLVNARSTLANAQQNQVNAQSIAEKARSLLANAEKREASLRTLLEDGAAPRLDYIEAQNAVLQAQAGVTNAEDGITNARSRITEAQDRVVSIEKEITAQVQQVRQAEQAYQAARDQAASLASERQSEILTQLNRRREEQATVQGQLVQARKQREQEVITAPVSGTIYSVKATSGPVQPGEELLSILPDGEELLLEVRVLNRDIGFIREGMRAKVKLATFPFQEFGTINAEVISVSPNAVNDEKLGLVFPTRLKLEKNSLQVRGQEVQLTPGMAATGEIVTRRKSVLTFLLEPVTRRFSEAFSVR
- a CDS encoding type II toxin-antitoxin system HicB family antitoxin, encoding MADDMWLGFLEEYPNYWTQGETEEELRDNLLDIYNELTSGTIPNVRKVAKLEVL
- a CDS encoding DUF6888 family protein, whose amino-acid sequence is MFSTPEQKTQQCYILCCWLVKLYLPINIVCMDERTRNIFLLAGEEDIIEI